A genome region from Stenotrophomonas maltophilia includes the following:
- a CDS encoding lipid-A-disaccharide synthase N-terminal domain-containing protein: MDLELHWLDQPLTWLYWTGLHVTGWKLIGYTGALMFGGRWLVQFIASKRAGKPVIPRLFWYMSVIGSLMTLSYFLFSAKQDSVGVLQNLFPAFTALYSLHLDIKHRGWKRDRAGH, from the coding sequence ATGGATCTGGAGCTGCACTGGCTGGACCAGCCGTTGACCTGGCTGTACTGGACCGGCCTGCATGTGACCGGCTGGAAGCTGATCGGTTATACCGGCGCGCTGATGTTCGGCGGCCGCTGGCTGGTCCAGTTCATTGCCTCCAAGCGCGCCGGCAAGCCGGTCATCCCGCGCCTGTTCTGGTACATGAGCGTGATCGGCAGCCTGATGACGCTGAGCTATTTCCTGTTCTCGGCCAAGCAGGACTCGGTAGGCGTGCTGCAGAACCTGTTCCCGGCGTTCACCGCGCTGTACAGCCTGCACCTGGACATCAAGCACCGCGGCTGGAAGCGCGACAGGGCCGGCCACTGA
- a CDS encoding glycosyltransferase family 2 protein yields the protein MSQPELSVVVPVFNERDNVAPLVAEITAALRGRLPFEIVYIDDHSRDDTLAVLQGLKATTPELRVLHHVNQSGQSTAVRTGVKHARAPWIATLDGDGQNDPADIPKLLAARDAAEAQVKLFAGWRVNRQDSGSKRWASRWANAIRARMLRDDTPDTGCGIKLFERSAFLDLPYFDHMHRYLPALMQRAGWKTTSVPVNHRHRTAGVSKYNNIGRALVGIRDLRGVAWLITRSKRTAVEER from the coding sequence ATGAGCCAACCCGAGCTTTCCGTTGTCGTTCCGGTGTTCAACGAGCGTGACAACGTCGCCCCGCTGGTCGCTGAAATCACCGCCGCGCTGCGCGGCCGGCTGCCGTTCGAGATCGTCTACATCGACGACCACTCGCGCGATGACACCCTGGCCGTGCTGCAGGGCCTGAAGGCGACCACGCCGGAACTGCGGGTGCTGCACCACGTGAACCAGAGCGGGCAGAGCACCGCCGTGCGCACCGGCGTCAAGCACGCGCGCGCACCGTGGATCGCCACCCTCGATGGTGACGGCCAGAACGATCCGGCCGATATTCCCAAGCTGCTGGCCGCGCGCGATGCCGCCGAGGCCCAGGTGAAGCTGTTCGCCGGCTGGCGCGTCAACCGCCAGGACAGCGGCAGCAAGCGCTGGGCCAGCCGCTGGGCCAACGCCATCCGCGCGCGCATGCTGCGCGACGATACCCCCGATACCGGCTGCGGCATCAAGCTGTTCGAGCGCAGCGCGTTCCTCGACCTGCCGTACTTCGACCACATGCACCGCTACCTGCCGGCGCTGATGCAGCGCGCCGGCTGGAAGACCACCAGCGTGCCGGTCAACCACCGTCACCGCACCGCAGGCGTGTCCAAGTACAACAACATCGGTCGCGCGCTGGTCGGCATCCGCGACCTGCGCGGCGTGGCGTGGCTGATCACCCGCAGCAAGCGCACCGCGGTGGAGGAGCGTTGA
- a CDS encoding DUF885 domain-containing protein has product MKTRLAVALLIALSAPAVALAAPPAAAPASVATESPADAAFRALYEKEWKWRQQGGGEASEDEDAPANATRMPDVGPAAQQARLKVWDETLAALKKIDPKTLSPDNQVNYAIYHDQVFNLAEEVRLRGYEMPFNADSSFWSNLSFMARREMKTVQDYQNYIARLNDVPRYFGQQTENMRAGLKRGFSVPRAVLDGREVSIATVAELKDPTESPLYAPFKKLPNTVPAAEQARLQAQARAAISGKVVPAFQQLRTFFVSEYVPQARTTLAAEAMPDGKAYYKQQIHEYTTLDLSPDEIHRIGLEEVARIQGEMNDIIKQVKFKGSFAEFLTFLRTDPQFYAKTPEELLSRAAWISKRADGQLGKYMTLPRARFTIVPVPPDIAPFWTAGRGGMGTYWLNTYNLPSRPLYNLPALTLHESDPGHALQGAIAAEQKNLPEFRRNAYISAYGEGWALYCEKLGVEMGIYETPYEDFGRLTYEMWRAARLVIDTGVHSKGWTREQALAYLRDHTALSEHEVTTEVDRYISWPGQALSYKLGEIAIVRLRAQAEKELGDKFDIKGFHDTLLKQGSVPLPVLEQQIQAYIAERKKA; this is encoded by the coding sequence GTGAAAACCCGTCTTGCCGTTGCCCTGCTGATCGCCCTGTCCGCCCCCGCCGTGGCCCTGGCCGCGCCGCCCGCCGCCGCGCCGGCCAGCGTCGCCACCGAATCGCCTGCCGATGCCGCCTTCCGCGCACTGTATGAGAAGGAATGGAAATGGCGCCAGCAAGGCGGCGGCGAGGCCAGCGAGGACGAAGACGCCCCGGCCAACGCCACCCGCATGCCCGACGTCGGCCCGGCCGCGCAGCAGGCGCGCCTGAAGGTCTGGGATGAAACCCTGGCCGCATTGAAGAAGATCGATCCGAAGACGCTCTCGCCCGACAACCAGGTCAACTACGCGATCTACCACGACCAGGTGTTCAACCTGGCCGAGGAAGTGCGCCTGCGCGGCTATGAGATGCCGTTCAACGCCGACTCCTCGTTCTGGTCCAACCTGTCCTTCATGGCGCGGCGCGAGATGAAGACCGTGCAGGACTACCAGAACTACATCGCACGCTTGAATGACGTACCGCGCTACTTCGGTCAGCAGACCGAGAACATGCGCGCCGGCCTGAAGCGTGGTTTCAGCGTGCCGCGTGCGGTGCTCGATGGCCGCGAGGTGTCCATCGCCACCGTCGCCGAGCTGAAGGACCCGACCGAATCGCCGCTGTATGCGCCGTTCAAGAAGCTGCCCAATACTGTTCCGGCCGCCGAACAGGCCAGGCTGCAGGCGCAGGCGCGCGCGGCGATCAGCGGCAAGGTGGTGCCGGCGTTCCAGCAGCTGCGCACCTTCTTCGTCAGCGAGTACGTGCCGCAGGCGCGCACCACCCTGGCCGCCGAAGCGATGCCCGATGGCAAGGCGTACTACAAGCAGCAGATCCACGAATACACCACGCTGGACCTGTCGCCTGACGAGATCCACCGCATCGGCCTGGAGGAAGTCGCACGCATCCAGGGCGAGATGAACGACATCATCAAGCAGGTGAAGTTCAAGGGCAGCTTCGCCGAGTTCCTGACCTTCCTGCGTACCGATCCACAGTTCTATGCCAAGACGCCGGAAGAGCTGCTGTCGCGTGCTGCGTGGATCTCCAAGCGCGCCGATGGCCAGCTCGGCAAGTACATGACGCTGCCGCGCGCGCGCTTCACCATCGTGCCGGTACCGCCGGATATCGCGCCGTTCTGGACTGCCGGCCGTGGTGGCATGGGCACCTACTGGCTCAATACCTACAACCTGCCATCGCGCCCGCTGTACAACCTGCCGGCGCTGACCCTGCATGAATCCGATCCGGGCCACGCGCTGCAGGGCGCCATCGCCGCCGAGCAGAAGAACCTGCCCGAGTTCCGCCGCAACGCCTACATCTCCGCCTATGGCGAAGGCTGGGCGCTGTACTGCGAGAAGCTGGGCGTGGAGATGGGCATCTACGAAACCCCGTACGAGGATTTCGGCCGCCTGACCTACGAAATGTGGCGTGCGGCGCGCCTGGTGATCGACACCGGCGTGCACAGCAAGGGCTGGACCCGCGAGCAGGCGCTGGCCTACCTGCGCGACCACACCGCGCTGAGCGAGCATGAAGTGACCACCGAAGTGGATCGCTACATCTCCTGGCCGGGCCAGGCGCTGAGCTACAAGCTGGGCGAGATCGCCATCGTGCGCCTGCGTGCGCAGGCCGAGAAGGAGCTGGGCGACAAGTTCGACATCAAGGGTTTCCACGACACCCTGCTGAAGCAGGGCTCGGTGCCGCTGCCGGTGCTGGAACAACAGATCCAGGCCTACATCGCCGAACGCAAGAAGGCCTGA